One window of Thioflexithrix psekupsensis genomic DNA carries:
- a CDS encoding PQQ-dependent sugar dehydrogenase: MRCYFLLSFILTLFGTSTVAATDKPTVLTEPSPALSVEMAEIRVPQGFTATQVATQLGHARHLVVRDNGDIYVNLQSLSAKGGGIVALRDVNGDYVADKIAYFGSSSGTGIGLFQNYLYVASDTAIYRFALKPDELVPTAARETVVSGFPVQNSHAAKSFAIDEAGNLYVNVGAPSNACQVRTRTPGSPGQRPCPQLVTGGGIWQFSALKTKQRFPEDGEHFATGIRNAVAVAWDSASQHLYAAIHGRDQLDSLWPAHFDAKANADLPAEELHRIVAGGDYGWPYTYYDPLQMVRVLAPEYGGDGRKLPEENHYFSPLVAFPAHLAPNAIVFYHAQQFPEAYRNGAFVAFHGSWNRAPYFQAGFNVAFVPFVQGEVGANWWTFADGFAGDVPPKKPGQARYRPTGLAVSPDGALYVADSRQGTIWRIAFKGAE, translated from the coding sequence ATGCGCTGTTATTTTTTACTGTCTTTCATTTTAACGCTGTTTGGAACATCAACGGTCGCGGCTACGGATAAGCCAACCGTTTTAACCGAGCCATCTCCTGCCTTATCGGTAGAAATGGCTGAGATTCGCGTGCCACAAGGATTTACGGCCACCCAAGTGGCTACGCAATTGGGACATGCACGGCATTTGGTGGTGCGGGATAATGGCGATATTTATGTGAATTTGCAAAGTTTAAGTGCCAAAGGCGGCGGAATCGTGGCGTTACGCGATGTAAACGGGGATTATGTCGCGGATAAAATTGCGTATTTTGGTTCTAGCAGTGGTACAGGGATTGGTCTTTTTCAAAATTACTTGTATGTCGCTTCAGACACCGCCATTTACCGTTTTGCCTTGAAACCAGACGAATTAGTTCCCACGGCGGCACGTGAAACTGTAGTCAGTGGTTTTCCCGTACAAAACAGTCATGCTGCTAAATCTTTCGCCATTGATGAAGCAGGAAATTTGTATGTTAATGTGGGCGCACCTTCTAACGCCTGCCAAGTACGCACCCGCACCCCCGGTTCTCCCGGACAACGCCCGTGTCCACAATTAGTCACTGGCGGTGGAATTTGGCAATTTTCTGCGTTAAAAACTAAACAACGTTTTCCAGAAGATGGCGAACATTTCGCCACGGGAATTAGAAATGCGGTTGCTGTCGCATGGGATTCAGCCAGTCAACACTTGTATGCGGCCATTCATGGACGCGATCAATTAGACAGCCTATGGCCAGCCCATTTTGATGCCAAAGCCAACGCCGATCTGCCCGCAGAAGAATTACATCGTATTGTGGCTGGTGGTGATTACGGTTGGCCTTACACCTATTACGATCCCTTGCAAATGGTGCGAGTCTTGGCTCCAGAGTACGGCGGCGACGGGCGCAAACTCCCAGAAGAAAACCATTATTTTTCCCCGTTGGTGGCTTTTCCTGCGCATTTAGCTCCCAATGCTATTGTATTTTATCACGCGCAACAATTCCCTGAAGCCTATCGAAACGGAGCTTTTGTGGCTTTTCATGGTTCATGGAATCGTGCGCCGTATTTTCAAGCGGGTTTTAACGTGGCCTTTGTTCCTTTTGTGCAAGGGGAAGTGGGCGCAAATTGGTGGACATTTGCGGATGGTTTTGCGGGCGATGTGCCGCCCAAAAAGCCCGGCCAAGCGCGTTATCGTCCGACAGGTTTAGCCGTTTCCCCGGATGGCGCGTTGTATGTCGCTGATTCACGTCAGGGAACAATTTGGCGTATTGCTTTTAAAGGTGCAGAATAA
- a CDS encoding rhodanese-like domain-containing protein gives MTRILMAVSAFALLFSAHLQAEVIHINNAQLQELLDQNIPLIDVRTPPEWKQTGVVEGSHLMMFFDEKGQADVGGWLDQFSAIVVDKEQPVVLICRSGNRTARIAHFLSEQLGYDKIYNVQLGIRDWIREGLPTVAPSEQ, from the coding sequence ATGACTCGTATTTTAATGGCAGTGAGTGCTTTCGCGCTGCTGTTTTCTGCGCATTTGCAAGCAGAAGTGATTCATATCAATAATGCCCAACTACAAGAATTGTTGGATCAAAACATCCCTCTGATTGACGTACGTACGCCTCCCGAATGGAAACAAACGGGTGTGGTGGAAGGCAGCCATTTGATGATGTTTTTCGACGAGAAGGGGCAAGCGGATGTTGGCGGATGGTTAGATCAATTCTCGGCAATTGTGGTGGATAAAGAACAACCTGTGGTCTTAATTTGTCGTTCTGGAAACCGCACCGCTCGTATTGCGCATTTTTTGAGTGAGCAACTGGGTTATGACAAAATTTATAATGTGCAGTTAGGGATTCGGGATTGGATTCGAGAAGGGTTGCCCACTGTTGCGCCCAGTGAGCAGTGA